In Mycolicibacterium lutetiense, the sequence AACTCATCTCCACGAACGTGCTGGACCAGAGTCCGTCCTCGCAAGGGGCCGGGTACAGGCCCTTTTGTGCTCGGGCCCAGGAAGGTGACCGGAGCACGCGGGAGCCGGTCGGCTGCTGCTCCATGATCGTCATTTCGCGCTCCCTTCTCGAAGCTCTTTCAGGTAGGTATCGGTAACCGACGCCTGAAAAAGTGACAACGAAGTGCGGTTCAGCCGCTCCGCTGAGATGACGACCTCTCGCACGTCGAACGTGAATGAGGAGTGGCGGAACACGTCCGTATCGAGTAGATACTGCACGCACTTGCCCGAATCATCGCGAACTGGTCCATGCCGCAGCAACGCGCCGTGATGATCATCAAGCCGGATCTCCACCTGCTGTTGAGCACCTCGAACACTGCCGCCGAACACTGGGTTAAGCACAGGGCCCAGAAGGGTGTCGTCGATCCGGCCACGCCAAGCCTCTGCAGAGTTGAACCCACTGTCATGGAAGCGGTCGACGTACCGCAGACCGATGCGGTGCACCAACGATGGCTTGACTAACCGTCCGAGAGATTCGACCAGAACGGTTAGCGGAGCCTTCATGCTGGTACGCCACCGCTCGTAGCGGTTGACCTGCATGATCAGGATGTCGGGCATGAGCGTGACGTGTGCTCCGTCCGCGGAAGCAATTTGCCACCCACTGGACTCCGCTGCCACCTGGGAAACGCCGTTGGCCCCGAAGTCGATCCTCATCTGCTGTTGGACGGTGGGTTGAATGCTCGGGAAGTCCACCCCCGTGTTCTCCACAAGGTCGTCCCGGAAAGCAGCGGCGACCTCCGGTGTGATCTCGTCGGTACGGGCGGTATACCGGATCTCGATCACTGCGACTTCGAGGGGAGCGTTTCCGAGCAGGGTCGGATCGGCCGAGGGCAGCCCCCCCAATGGAACGTCCTCAGCTGGGCGAAGTGTGTGTGGATCGATGGTCATACTGTCCTGTCCATAGAGATGCACCTTAGATGCACCTACCGACAAGTGTAGGCGCTATCGTCAGAGATGAGGAGCAGGAGAGGCAGCGGCCCCCGGTCCGGAAATAGCGAACGCGGCTTCAAGGGATCTATGCGCCGCTCGATCGCATCTCGTCTGTCGACACGGGAGTGCGAAAGGCCATTTCGAAGCGGATGGTGCCGCCGCAAAACGGAACCTACCTAAGGACGGCTTAGGCGCAGTGTGCTGCTCTGCCGCCG encodes:
- a CDS encoding TIGR04255 family protein is translated as MTIDPHTLRPAEDVPLGGLPSADPTLLGNAPLEVAVIEIRYTARTDEITPEVAAAFRDDLVENTGVDFPSIQPTVQQQMRIDFGANGVSQVAAESSGWQIASADGAHVTLMPDILIMQVNRYERWRTSMKAPLTVLVESLGRLVKPSLVHRIGLRYVDRFHDSGFNSAEAWRGRIDDTLLGPVLNPVFGGSVRGAQQQVEIRLDDHHGALLRHGPVRDDSGKCVQYLLDTDVFRHSSFTFDVREVVISAERLNRTSLSLFQASVTDTYLKELREGSAK